In a genomic window of Infirmifilum sp. NZ:
- a CDS encoding CPBP family intramembrane glutamic endopeptidase produces the protein MEKLTRLDTLLLALPWLLFTVPFQLLRGQMVEAMSVVAALLAACVLATGRVRVDLKGSLWPAYTLGGAAALYAAFLAGGLFAKATGMWWQVEAVYSSVKPGLLQLLGLLVLGVAEEVYWRGYVQGYVVVRVLGKRWWLSVVPYSLVHLVSGMPLLVLAAVPVGLVLGFVAEKAGVAASGLGHALWLYAVLYALPVPAVIG, from the coding sequence GTGGAGAAGCTCACCCGGCTTGACACGCTCCTCTTGGCCCTGCCCTGGCTGCTCTTCACCGTCCCTTTCCAGCTCCTGCGCGGCCAAATGGTGGAAGCCATGTCCGTCGTCGCGGCTCTGCTGGCGGCGTGCGTCCTCGCTACCGGGAGAGTGAGGGTCGACCTCAAGGGTAGCCTGTGGCCCGCCTACACGCTCGGGGGAGCCGCGGCGCTGTACGCTGCATTCCTGGCTGGGGGGCTGTTCGCCAAAGCGACGGGCATGTGGTGGCAGGTAGAAGCCGTGTACAGCTCGGTGAAGCCCGGCCTACTCCAGCTGCTCGGGCTGCTCGTGCTGGGCGTGGCGGAGGAGGTCTACTGGAGAGGCTACGTCCAAGGCTACGTTGTAGTGAGGGTGCTGGGGAAGAGGTGGTGGCTGTCCGTGGTGCCCTACTCCCTGGTTCACCTCGTCTCGGGGATGCCCCTGCTGGTCCTCGCAGCCGTACCCGTGGGGCTTGTGCTGGGCTTTGTCGCTGAGAAGGCCGGTGTCGCCGCCTCGGGGCTGGGGCACGCGCTGTGGCTTTACGCGGTTCTCTACGCGCTCCCCGTGCCAGCGGTGATCGGCTAG
- a CDS encoding monomethylamine:corrinoid methyltransferase, producing MLTPLQVEGRARLGEYVEQRRFDLELVSRRVAELEREHGVAYDPSCPVPGDAGLGRSVFEAGFELALEVGLYVVEESRVARFAEEELREALASARRELVLGRGLDARLLWARVPGDRRRPFVFGGLAGTPVPEEYFYATALSYTRQPLVDALDHGSIQEVSGVRVKAGAPSEAVAGVRELLHLRRALRDSGRPGMHLLAGESSISSVASLAAMSAGLLLEGDAQLLPVLNELKTDYSQLTKAQVGLEKGVIGAALVDPIVGGFARGPAGSAIVSVAETILALAAYRAGYVLIHPTHIVKKATSSAECIWVQVAVGLANEHMKLPLVADVWPAFGLGTREYLYEVAANTVAAAAAGLHLLGPVPANGTAPNGGGLEAQLMAELGAAVASQGLGLSDACAVVQELYKRYGEKLRSPSYGKPFWEVYNPASGAPSTGWVEVIRSVKAELAEIGLGL from the coding sequence ATGCTGACCCCCCTGCAGGTCGAGGGGAGGGCGAGGCTCGGCGAGTACGTCGAGCAGAGGAGGTTCGACCTCGAGCTGGTCTCCAGGAGGGTCGCCGAGCTGGAGAGGGAGCACGGCGTAGCCTACGACCCCTCCTGCCCCGTGCCCGGCGACGCGGGCCTCGGGAGGTCGGTGTTCGAGGCGGGCTTCGAGCTCGCCCTTGAGGTTGGGCTCTACGTGGTGGAGGAGAGCAGGGTCGCGAGGTTCGCCGAGGAGGAGCTGCGGGAGGCCCTAGCCAGCGCGCGCCGCGAGCTGGTGCTGGGCAGGGGGCTGGACGCTAGGCTGCTGTGGGCGAGGGTCCCGGGCGACAGGAGGAGGCCCTTCGTGTTCGGCGGCCTAGCTGGGACGCCGGTGCCCGAGGAGTACTTCTACGCCACGGCACTCTCCTACACGAGGCAGCCGCTCGTGGACGCTCTGGACCACGGGAGCATACAGGAGGTGTCGGGGGTCAGGGTCAAGGCTGGCGCGCCGAGCGAGGCCGTGGCTGGTGTCAGGGAGCTGCTGCACCTGCGCCGCGCGCTCAGGGACTCCGGGAGGCCCGGGATGCACCTCCTCGCCGGCGAGAGCAGCATCTCGTCCGTCGCCAGCCTCGCGGCGATGTCCGCTGGCCTCCTGCTCGAGGGGGACGCGCAGCTCCTGCCCGTGCTGAACGAGCTGAAGACGGACTACTCCCAGCTGACCAAGGCGCAGGTCGGCCTCGAGAAGGGGGTGATCGGCGCGGCGCTGGTCGACCCGATCGTCGGGGGCTTCGCAAGAGGCCCCGCGGGTTCCGCGATAGTCTCCGTGGCTGAGACGATCCTGGCGCTCGCGGCCTACAGGGCTGGCTACGTGCTGATCCACCCCACGCACATCGTCAAGAAGGCCACCTCGTCGGCGGAGTGCATCTGGGTGCAGGTTGCGGTTGGCCTGGCGAACGAGCACATGAAGCTACCACTGGTGGCCGACGTGTGGCCGGCCTTCGGGCTGGGCACGAGGGAGTACCTCTACGAGGTGGCCGCCAACACCGTGGCCGCAGCCGCGGCAGGCCTACACCTCCTGGGCCCGGTTCCCGCGAACGGAACAGCCCCCAACGGCGGGGGGCTGGAAGCGCAGCTCATGGCGGAGCTCGGCGCCGCGGTGGCGTCCCAGGGCCTTGGCCTGAGCGATGCCTGCGCCGTCGTGCAGGAGCTCTATAAGAGGTACGGTGAGAAGCTGCGGAGCCCCTCCTACGGTAAGCCCTTCTGGGAGGTCTACAACCCCGCCTCAGGCGCACCCAGTACAGGGTGGGTCGAGGTCATCCGCTCCGTTAAGGCGGAGCTGGCGGAGATCGGTCTGGGCCTCTAG
- a CDS encoding AbrB/MazE/SpoVT family DNA-binding domain-containing protein, producing MAIVVEVDSEGRVYLPASVRRAVPFKRFIVRVEGERIVLVPVKVGEHYGAAKPAAYDTAEQIDEAVVRETERVLEEDVH from the coding sequence GTGGCAATAGTGGTTGAAGTCGACAGCGAGGGTCGGGTCTACCTTCCAGCCAGTGTGCGCCGTGCGGTACCCTTTAAGCGCTTCATAGTCAGGGTTGAGGGTGAGCGGATTGTGCTCGTGCCCGTAAAGGTTGGAGAACACTACGGGGCCGCTAAACCAGCCGCCTACGACACGGCTGAGCAGATAGATGAAGCGGTGGTTCGTGAGACGGAGAGAGTGCTCGAAGAAGATGTTCATTGA
- a CDS encoding YbjQ family protein, producing the protein MIVTTTPSIPGYRIKWVLGVVTGMSVRTRGFLGRMAAGIEAIVGGASSAYVTELKKARDEALSDLINSARQMGANAVVGLDFETSEVLEGFIIVTATGTAVEVEPEQAG; encoded by the coding sequence ATGATAGTAACCACAACCCCCAGCATCCCGGGCTACAGGATCAAGTGGGTGTTGGGGGTCGTGACTGGCATGAGCGTTAGAACGAGGGGCTTTCTGGGCAGGATGGCGGCGGGGATAGAGGCGATTGTCGGGGGAGCCTCGAGCGCTTACGTGACCGAGCTGAAGAAGGCGAGAGATGAGGCGCTCAGCGACCTCATTAACTCTGCCAGGCAGATGGGGGCGAACGCCGTCGTGGGCCTAGACTTCGAGACCTCCGAGGTCCTTGAGGGCTTCATCATCGTGACGGCTACGGGCACAGCCGTGGAGGTGGAGCCCGAGCAGGCGGGCTAG
- a CDS encoding corrinoid protein, producing MVDCKDLLNRVRRAVAGLDGELTRKLVEEALRAGCSPLAVVEEGLRPGMWEVGERFERGEYFLPELIAAADIFNGVMGELLLPLLEASRQSSGRGRVVIGTVRGDIHDIGKNLVAVMLRVNGFEVVDLGVDVPPEKFVEAVRAYRPDILGMSALLTTTMLEMRNVIDALRAAGLRDKVKVIVGGAPVTEEFAREIGADAYARDAVEAVEKCKKLLGRD from the coding sequence ATTGTGGACTGCAAGGATCTGTTAAACAGGGTTCGTAGGGCCGTCGCGGGGCTGGACGGCGAGCTGACGCGCAAGCTCGTAGAGGAGGCTCTGAGAGCAGGCTGTAGCCCGCTTGCAGTGGTCGAGGAGGGCTTGAGGCCCGGCATGTGGGAGGTTGGGGAGAGGTTCGAGCGGGGCGAGTACTTTCTGCCCGAGCTCATAGCTGCCGCGGACATCTTCAACGGCGTGATGGGGGAGTTGCTTCTGCCGCTTCTCGAGGCCTCGAGGCAGTCCTCCGGCAGGGGGAGGGTCGTGATAGGCACGGTCCGCGGGGACATACACGACATCGGGAAGAACCTGGTGGCGGTGATGCTGAGGGTGAACGGGTTCGAGGTGGTGGACCTGGGGGTCGACGTGCCGCCTGAGAAGTTCGTCGAGGCCGTGAGGGCCTACAGGCCAGACATCCTGGGGATGAGCGCGCTGCTCACGACGACGATGCTGGAGATGAGGAACGTCATCGACGCGCTGAGGGCGGCGGGCTTGAGGGACAAGGTGAAGGTGATCGTCGGCGGCGCCCCGGTGACAGAGGAGTTCGCCAGGGAGATCGGGGCCGACGCCTACGCCAGGGACGCAGTCGAGGCGGTAGAGAAGTGCAAGAAGCTGCTGGGCAGGGATTGA